The segment GACTAATCATTTAGCTCCTTGGCGAACCGTTTTATTGGGTTCTCTGCATCGTAACCGCAGTCAACCTTCGAGTCGTTATATTCAATTAGCAACAGTGACGCTTGATGGAAAACCCGCTAACCGAACAGTTGTTTTTCGTGGGTTTTTAGATAATAGTAATCAACTACAAATAATCACCGATAGTCGTAGCTCTAAATTGTCTGAAATTTCTCAACATCCTTGGGGAGAAATCTGTTGGTATTTTCCTAAAACCCGTGAGCAATTTCGCTTAACTGGACAATTAACTATCATTACAGAAAACTCGCCAAACCAAGAGCCAAGAATTGCCCTTTGGCAAAAACTTTCTGATGCAGCTAGACAACAGTTTACTTGGCCAAATTGTCAAGAGTCTTTTAT is part of the Rippkaea orientalis PCC 8801 genome and harbors:
- a CDS encoding Npun_F5749 family FMN-dependent PPOX-type flavoprotein, coding for MTNHLAPWRTVLLGSLHRNRSQPSSRYIQLATVTLDGKPANRTVVFRGFLDNSNQLQIITDSRSSKLSEISQHPWGEICWYFPKTREQFRLTGQLTIITENSPNQEPRIALWQKLSDAARQQFTWPNCQESFIENNPNFFQASPCQNEPLSNFCLLLFDPHKVDHLELQKKPHHRYIYYLDETESWISKRINP